In Zea mays cultivar B73 chromosome 7, Zm-B73-REFERENCE-NAM-5.0, whole genome shotgun sequence, the following proteins share a genomic window:
- the LOC103633051 gene encoding uncharacterized protein isoform X1, whose amino-acid sequence MTSTTPPPRAISPGLPHPRAPSLLHQLSLQSLQLSLSCRLHSAHRGPASVAPDLVAQCWREIEAIGPTTPRFANTADPGASPSAFDSNTGSSLGHIGCLCSMYRAASLSSFVASVLGFLFRLPRDASPRHRPPASSRRPRLRQTWQWIGCLVLFAVAIGGEQEDTVEALSRAVQRSGSRGGIKGHRWRQHAIAACGGETEVRPGKQDREGDVISMQENMSARTLTLSSSTQQTIVRFVKLPLVDKITAWIFLEKLLVFLCSYVLQSADHGHYFVIFMAILRRLNFMHHGSCKYT is encoded by the exons ATGACCTCCACaaccccacccccgcgcgccatCTCGCCAGGGCtcccccacccccgcgcgccgtCTCTCCTGCACCAGCTCTCCCTGCAATCCCTCCAGCTCTCCCTGTCGTGTCGCCTCCACAGCGCCCACCGAGGTCCCGCTAGTGTGGCCCCCGACCTCGTCGCTCAGTGCTGGCGCGAGATCGAGGCCATCGGCCCCACCACACCTCGATTCGCCAACACCGCCGACCCGGGCGCCTCGCCCTCTGCCTTCGACTCCAACACCGGCTCGTCGCTCGGCCACATCGGGTGCCTATGCTCGATGTATCGCGCTGCCTCTCTGTCCTCATTCGTTGCGTCCGTCCTCGGCTTCCTCTTCCGCCTTCCCCGCGATGCCTCCCCGCGTCATCGCCCACCAGCATCATCGCGCAGGCCTCGCTTGAGACAGACATGGCAGTGGATTGGGTGTTTGGTTCTCTTTGCAG TAGCAATTGGAGGCGAACAGGAAGACACTGTAGAGGCACTCTCGCGCGCTGTTCAACGTAGTGGCAGCAGAGGTGGCATCAAGGGGCACCGATGGCGGCAACATGCTATCGCAGCGTGTGGCGGAGAGACAGAGGTCAGACCTGGCAAACAGGACAGGGAAGGGGACGTGATCTCCATGCAAGAGAACATGTCTGCCAGGACACTCACGCTCTCTAGCTCCACGCAGCAGACAATTGTGCGGTTCGTTAAGCTACCATTGGTTGACAAGATCACCGCTTGGATCTTCCTGGAAAA GTTATTGGTATTCTTGTGTTCATATGTCTTGCAATCGGCTGACCATGGGCACTATTTTGTGATATTCATGGCCATTCTAAGGAGATTGAACTTTATGCATCATGGGTCGTGCAAGTACACTTGA
- the LOC103633051 gene encoding uncharacterized protein isoform X3 — protein sequence MTSTTPPPRAISPGLPHPRAPSLLHQLSLQSLQLSLSCRLHSAHRGPASVAPDLVAQCWREIEAIGPTTPRFANTADPGASPSAFDSNTGSSLGHIGCLCSMYRAASLSSFVASVLGFLFRLPRDASPRHRPPASSRRPRLRQTWQWIGCLVLFAVAIGGEQEDTVEALSRAVQRSGSRGGIKGHRWRQHAIAACGGETEVRPGKQDREGDVISMQENMSARTLTLSSSTQQTIVRFVKLPLVDKITAWIFLEK from the exons ATGACCTCCACaaccccacccccgcgcgccatCTCGCCAGGGCtcccccacccccgcgcgccgtCTCTCCTGCACCAGCTCTCCCTGCAATCCCTCCAGCTCTCCCTGTCGTGTCGCCTCCACAGCGCCCACCGAGGTCCCGCTAGTGTGGCCCCCGACCTCGTCGCTCAGTGCTGGCGCGAGATCGAGGCCATCGGCCCCACCACACCTCGATTCGCCAACACCGCCGACCCGGGCGCCTCGCCCTCTGCCTTCGACTCCAACACCGGCTCGTCGCTCGGCCACATCGGGTGCCTATGCTCGATGTATCGCGCTGCCTCTCTGTCCTCATTCGTTGCGTCCGTCCTCGGCTTCCTCTTCCGCCTTCCCCGCGATGCCTCCCCGCGTCATCGCCCACCAGCATCATCGCGCAGGCCTCGCTTGAGACAGACATGGCAGTGGATTGGGTGTTTGGTTCTCTTTGCAG TAGCAATTGGAGGCGAACAGGAAGACACTGTAGAGGCACTCTCGCGCGCTGTTCAACGTAGTGGCAGCAGAGGTGGCATCAAGGGGCACCGATGGCGGCAACATGCTATCGCAGCGTGTGGCGGAGAGACAGAGGTCAGACCTGGCAAACAGGACAGGGAAGGGGACGTGATCTCCATGCAAGAGAACATGTCTGCCAGGACACTCACGCTCTCTAGCTCCACGCAGCAGACAATTGTGCGGTTCGTTAAGCTACCATTGGTTGACAAGATCACCGCTTGGATCTTCCTGGAAAA GTAA
- the LOC103633051 gene encoding uncharacterized protein isoform X2, giving the protein MTSTTPPPRAISPGLPHPRAPSLLHQLSLQSLQLSLSCRLHSAHRGPASVAPDLVAQCWREIEAIGPTTPRFANTADPGASPSAFDSNTGSSLGHIGCLCSMYRAASLSSFVASVLGFLFRLPRDASPRHRPPASSRRPRLRQTWQWIGCLVLFAVAIGGEQEDTVEALSRAVQRSGSRGGIKGHRWRQHAIAACGGETEVRPGKQDREGDVISMQENMSARTLTLSSSTQQTIVRFVKLPLVDKITAWIFLENATVRRRPGPRC; this is encoded by the exons ATGACCTCCACaaccccacccccgcgcgccatCTCGCCAGGGCtcccccacccccgcgcgccgtCTCTCCTGCACCAGCTCTCCCTGCAATCCCTCCAGCTCTCCCTGTCGTGTCGCCTCCACAGCGCCCACCGAGGTCCCGCTAGTGTGGCCCCCGACCTCGTCGCTCAGTGCTGGCGCGAGATCGAGGCCATCGGCCCCACCACACCTCGATTCGCCAACACCGCCGACCCGGGCGCCTCGCCCTCTGCCTTCGACTCCAACACCGGCTCGTCGCTCGGCCACATCGGGTGCCTATGCTCGATGTATCGCGCTGCCTCTCTGTCCTCATTCGTTGCGTCCGTCCTCGGCTTCCTCTTCCGCCTTCCCCGCGATGCCTCCCCGCGTCATCGCCCACCAGCATCATCGCGCAGGCCTCGCTTGAGACAGACATGGCAGTGGATTGGGTGTTTGGTTCTCTTTGCAG TAGCAATTGGAGGCGAACAGGAAGACACTGTAGAGGCACTCTCGCGCGCTGTTCAACGTAGTGGCAGCAGAGGTGGCATCAAGGGGCACCGATGGCGGCAACATGCTATCGCAGCGTGTGGCGGAGAGACAGAGGTCAGACCTGGCAAACAGGACAGGGAAGGGGACGTGATCTCCATGCAAGAGAACATGTCTGCCAGGACACTCACGCTCTCTAGCTCCACGCAGCAGACAATTGTGCGGTTCGTTAAGCTACCATTGGTTGACAAGATCACCGCTTGGATCTTCCTGGAAAA CGCTACAGTGCGACGACGGCCAGGGCCAAGGTGCTGA